The Natrinema salaciae genome includes a window with the following:
- a CDS encoding tyrosine-type recombinase/integrase, producing MSRDLSPREARDRFISRRKTENTDRTIRTYENRLTRFVEFCEERDISRMSELSGWDLDEFRADREAAEIAPTTLRGSMVALKQLLDYCETVEVVDDGFADKVNVPTVTRSEESSDQKLAHDDAEELIDFYRSSRIWRGRPEHAVLEVAWHVGCRMSGLRALDLRDYDPDGQTLEFRHRPPFTGLKNKEQGERVVGISEQVVEALDTYVARERFEKRDKNGREPLFCARQGRPSNSTFRAWSYQGTQPCLITNCPHSNRRETCDYTARNFSSKCPSSRALHAVRTGSITWQLLQGLDIETVAKRVNARPETIRRHYYKAGLHEEFEELRADVTLKLDIQKTDE from the coding sequence ATGAGCCGAGACCTCTCCCCGCGGGAGGCCCGCGATCGGTTCATCTCGAGACGGAAGACTGAGAATACCGACCGAACCATTCGAACCTACGAGAATCGCCTCACGCGGTTCGTCGAGTTCTGCGAAGAGCGAGATATTAGCCGTATGTCCGAACTCTCCGGGTGGGATCTCGACGAGTTTCGGGCCGACCGGGAGGCTGCGGAGATTGCCCCGACGACCTTACGCGGGTCGATGGTCGCCCTGAAACAGCTACTCGATTACTGCGAGACCGTCGAAGTCGTCGACGATGGGTTTGCCGACAAGGTGAACGTTCCGACGGTCACGCGGTCCGAAGAATCGAGTGACCAGAAACTCGCCCACGACGACGCCGAGGAGTTGATCGATTTCTACCGGTCGTCGCGAATATGGCGGGGTCGACCGGAGCACGCCGTACTCGAGGTCGCTTGGCACGTCGGCTGTCGTATGAGCGGGCTACGGGCGCTGGATCTCCGTGACTACGACCCGGACGGCCAGACGCTCGAGTTCCGCCACCGACCACCGTTCACCGGTCTCAAAAACAAGGAGCAGGGCGAACGCGTCGTCGGGATCTCCGAGCAGGTGGTCGAGGCGCTGGATACGTACGTTGCAAGAGAGCGCTTCGAGAAACGCGACAAGAACGGACGTGAACCGTTGTTTTGTGCCCGTCAGGGTCGCCCGTCGAACTCGACGTTTCGAGCCTGGAGCTACCAGGGTACCCAGCCGTGTCTGATCACGAACTGTCCGCATTCGAACCGGCGTGAGACGTGCGACTATACGGCGCGAAACTTCTCGAGCAAGTGCCCGAGCAGCCGCGCGCTCCACGCCGTTCGTACGGGTTCGATCACCTGGCAGTTGCTCCAGGGTCTCGATATCGAGACGGTCGCAAAGCGCGTGAACGCCCGGCCGGAGACGATCCGGCGGCACTACTACAAAGCCGGCCTCCACGAGGAGTTCGAAGAACTGCGAGCTGACGTCACTCTGAAACTTGACATCCAGAAGACTGATGAGTGA